From Domibacillus sp. DTU_2020_1001157_1_SI_ALB_TIR_016, a single genomic window includes:
- a CDS encoding GGDEF domain-containing protein, translating into MTLLRLPAGMPAEEKKKLEHKLFKENMQRTKLFAKLVIFFEMLLIVFNLSTAVSEGRDIFSFDFYLTMYLVLTGLSIAHLTMVRFFEKGDSADSTHTRWYRKGMLAVVILFLTWGGVVTLEDQRHYGHVMAFAVNVMCVSILFHATNRAMLWIYSLPVLVVYGGLPFFQSSADVLAGHYINLTVFLFFCWLTSRMLYAHYYKDFYQNWLLHNANKDLEEQIQKNIEMNVQLEEANKQLQALMLTDELTGIPNRRGFRDRLIEEQKRSAGTRPVAFMMIDIDCFKQYNDFYGHMKGDVVIRSAAQTIHQHVPPHAGFAARYGGEEFVVVLFDQTEEWVRGLGNTICRKVRELRIEHVRSTAADWVTISMGIQTGHVEEGIDSLLALADDALYQAKENGRNQVAINKNKVDILPNSV; encoded by the coding sequence ATGACATTGTTGCGTCTTCCTGCAGGAATGCCCGCGGAAGAGAAAAAAAAGCTGGAACATAAACTGTTTAAAGAAAACATGCAGCGGACAAAGCTGTTCGCCAAACTGGTCATTTTTTTCGAAATGCTTTTGATTGTGTTTAATCTTTCAACTGCTGTGTCAGAGGGAAGAGACATTTTTTCATTTGACTTTTATTTAACCATGTATCTTGTGCTGACTGGTTTAAGTATCGCGCACTTAACTATGGTCCGGTTCTTTGAAAAAGGTGACAGTGCCGATTCAACCCACACTCGCTGGTACCGAAAAGGGATGCTGGCTGTCGTTATTCTTTTTCTTACATGGGGAGGCGTTGTGACACTTGAAGACCAGCGGCATTACGGCCATGTGATGGCATTTGCCGTGAATGTTATGTGTGTGTCGATTTTATTTCATGCCACAAATCGGGCGATGCTCTGGATCTACAGCCTGCCTGTTTTGGTTGTATATGGCGGCCTGCCTTTTTTTCAGTCATCTGCCGATGTTTTAGCCGGCCATTATATTAATTTAACGGTCTTTTTATTTTTTTGCTGGCTTACTTCACGAATGCTTTATGCCCATTACTATAAAGATTTTTATCAAAACTGGCTGCTGCATAACGCAAATAAAGATTTAGAAGAGCAAATCCAAAAAAATATCGAGATGAATGTTCAGCTCGAAGAAGCCAATAAACAGCTGCAGGCGCTTATGCTGACAGATGAACTGACAGGCATTCCAAATCGGAGAGGCTTCAGGGATCGTTTAATAGAAGAACAAAAACGTTCAGCCGGAACGCGCCCTGTTGCTTTTATGATGATTGATATTGACTGCTTTAAGCAATACAACGATTTTTATGGCCATATGAAAGGAGATGTCGTAATCCGGTCCGCTGCCCAAACCATTCATCAGCATGTTCCTCCTCACGCTGGCTTTGCAGCGCGCTATGGAGGTGAAGAATTTGTCGTTGTGTTGTTTGATCAAACAGAAGAATGGGTGAGAGGGCTGGGCAATACGATTTGCCGCAAGGTTCGAGAACTGCGAATCGAGCATGTTCGTTCAACGGCTGCCGATTGGGTAACGATCAGCATGGGCATTCAAACAGGGCATGTTGAGGAAGGGATAGACAGCCTGCTGGCTCTGGCAGATGATGCGCTGTATCAGGCAAAAGAAAATGGGCGGAATCAGGTGGCCATAAATAAAAATAAAGTTGACATATTACCCAATAGCGTGTAA
- a CDS encoding DUF896 domain-containing protein, with protein MLSSDKIARINELAQKAKRTALTDEELQEQTALRQEYLRVFRTSMRDTVEHVRVFDPNGDEVTPKKVRDIQKRRKMN; from the coding sequence ATGTTATCATCTGACAAGATTGCACGTATAAATGAACTGGCCCAAAAAGCAAAAAGAACGGCGTTGACAGACGAAGAGCTGCAGGAACAAACTGCGCTTCGGCAGGAATATTTACGTGTTTTCCGTACGTCAATGCGGGACACAGTCGAACACGTCCGGGTGTTTGATCCAAACGGCGATGAAGTAACACCGAAAAAAGTGCGAGATATTCAAAAACGCAGAAAAATGAATTAA
- a CDS encoding ABC-F family ATP-binding cassette domain-containing protein, whose translation MSILTVTDLSHDFGDRVIFQNVSFRLLKGEHIGLVGANGEGKSTFMNIITGQIQADDGKIEWSKNQRVGYLDQHAVLEKGKTIRNVLKTAFQYLFDMEATINHIYGQMADVSPEEMEKMLDEVGTLQDTLTTNDFYTIDAKVEEVARGLGLDGIGLEKDVYDLSGGQRTKVLLAKLLLEKPDILLLDEPTNYLDEVHIEWLKRYLLDYENAFLLISHDIPFLNSVVNIIYHLENKELTRYVGDYHNFLKVYEAKKLQVEAAAKKQQQEIANLKDFVARNKARASTSSLAMSRQKKLDKMDIIEVAGDRPKPDFRFKEARTSGKLIFQTEKLVIGYDNPLSKPLDLSMDRGQKIALVGANGIGKTTLLKSILGEINPLSGSVERGDYQYIGYFEQEVKKENNNTCIEEVLNEFPSLTQGEVRAALARCGLTRKHIESKISVLSGGEKAKVRLCKLMNRESNVLVFDEPTNHLDVDAKNELKRALKEYKGSILLISHEPEFYQDIATDIWNVESWTTKQMQNT comes from the coding sequence TTGAGCATCCTAACCGTAACAGATTTAAGTCATGATTTTGGCGATCGCGTTATTTTTCAAAACGTATCTTTTCGTTTGTTAAAAGGGGAACATATTGGGTTAGTTGGCGCTAATGGCGAAGGCAAATCGACGTTTATGAATATTATTACCGGACAAATTCAGGCGGATGATGGAAAAATTGAATGGTCCAAAAATCAGCGGGTCGGTTATCTTGACCAGCATGCCGTTTTAGAAAAAGGAAAAACGATTCGTAATGTCCTGAAAACAGCTTTTCAATATTTATTTGACATGGAAGCAACTATTAATCATATTTACGGCCAAATGGCCGATGTAAGTCCAGAAGAAATGGAAAAAATGCTTGATGAAGTTGGAACGCTTCAAGATACACTGACAACCAATGATTTTTACACCATTGATGCAAAAGTGGAAGAAGTCGCGAGAGGACTCGGCTTAGATGGGATAGGGCTTGAAAAAGATGTATATGATTTAAGCGGAGGGCAGCGGACAAAAGTTCTTCTGGCTAAGCTTCTTCTTGAAAAACCTGATATTTTACTCCTCGATGAGCCAACCAACTATTTGGACGAAGTGCATATTGAATGGTTAAAACGCTATTTGTTAGACTATGAAAATGCGTTCCTTCTAATCTCCCATGATATTCCTTTTTTAAACAGCGTTGTGAATATTATTTATCATTTGGAAAACAAAGAATTAACCCGCTATGTCGGAGATTACCATAACTTTTTAAAAGTTTATGAAGCAAAAAAACTTCAAGTAGAGGCAGCCGCTAAAAAGCAGCAACAGGAAATCGCCAACTTAAAAGATTTTGTAGCGAGAAACAAAGCACGTGCTTCAACAAGCAGCCTGGCGATGTCCCGGCAAAAAAAGCTGGATAAAATGGATATTATTGAAGTGGCAGGAGACCGGCCGAAGCCTGATTTCCGTTTTAAAGAAGCAAGAACATCTGGAAAGCTAATTTTCCAAACGGAAAAGTTAGTGATCGGCTACGATAACCCACTTTCCAAGCCGCTTGACCTTTCGATGGACCGTGGCCAAAAAATTGCTTTGGTCGGGGCAAACGGAATCGGAAAAACCACTTTGTTAAAAAGCATACTCGGTGAAATCAACCCTCTTTCCGGAAGCGTAGAGCGGGGAGACTATCAGTATATCGGTTATTTTGAGCAAGAAGTAAAAAAAGAAAACAATAACACATGCATTGAAGAAGTGCTGAATGAATTTCCGAGTTTAACGCAAGGCGAAGTCCGGGCGGCATTAGCAAGATGCGGATTAACAAGAAAACACATTGAAAGTAAAATATCCGTACTGAGCGGCGGCGAAAAAGCAAAAGTGCGGCTTTGTAAACTGATGAACCGGGAAAGCAATGTTCTCGTTTTTGACGAACCGACCAACCATTTGGATGTTGATGCCAAAAATGAATTAAAGCGGGCGCTTAAAGAGTACAAAGGAAGCATCCTCTTGATTTCCCATGAGCCTGAGTTTTATCAGGACATCGCTACAGACATTTGGAATGTGGAATCCTGGACAACAAAACAAATGCAAAATACGTAA
- a CDS encoding tyrosine-type recombinase/integrase, which yields MFIEDALKEYDFHCVAKGYTNKTMINKRQEYKQVLLFLKTKRGIDQLESVHTDDLRAYIRYKQQRGLTPQSIQSMAKMIIAFFNWCVNEEYLKESPMKKVELPKVSKKVLEGFNEHEVYKMINAFDYSSYHEVRNKAIIAMLADCGLRAMEIRTLPFKNVMETTILVHGKGNKERTAFISPALKKILIKYERMRKEYVENKLLKEDMYFLSYHLQGLSHLSLDNIVKEAGKRAGVNKKRISPHMFRHYFALTTLLNGCDIYSLSRLLGHANIQTTQTYLQSLTDEKLGEQAKINSPLMNMNKK from the coding sequence GTGTTTATAGAGGATGCGTTAAAAGAGTATGACTTCCATTGCGTTGCTAAAGGATACACAAATAAAACGATGATAAACAAACGGCAAGAGTATAAACAGGTGCTTTTGTTTCTGAAAACAAAGCGTGGTATTGACCAACTAGAAAGTGTTCATACAGATGATTTGAGGGCGTATATACGCTACAAACAACAGAGGGGACTAACACCCCAATCAATTCAGTCAATGGCTAAAATGATAATTGCTTTCTTTAACTGGTGTGTGAATGAAGAATATTTAAAAGAAAGTCCAATGAAGAAAGTGGAACTGCCGAAAGTGTCTAAAAAGGTTTTAGAGGGGTTTAATGAGCATGAGGTTTACAAGATGATAAATGCGTTTGATTATTCTTCTTACCATGAAGTAAGGAACAAAGCCATTATTGCCATGCTTGCAGATTGCGGACTTAGAGCAATGGAAATCAGGACATTACCCTTCAAGAACGTAATGGAAACAACGATTTTGGTTCATGGAAAAGGAAATAAAGAACGTACCGCCTTTATTAGTCCGGCATTGAAGAAAATCCTCATCAAATACGAACGAATGAGAAAGGAATATGTAGAAAACAAACTGTTGAAAGAAGACATGTATTTCCTTTCGTATCATTTACAAGGGTTATCTCATCTCTCACTAGACAACATTGTGAAGGAAGCAGGCAAGAGGGCGGGCGTGAATAAAAAGAGGATAAGCCCGCACATGTTCCGTCATTATTTTGCTCTGACTACGTTACTGAATGGGTGCGATATTTACTCTTTATCACGGCTTTTAGGCCATGCCAATATCCAGACAACCCAAACGTATTTGCAGTCGCTTACAGACGAAAAACTAGGCGAACAAGCAAAGATAAACAGTCCCTTGATGAACATGAACAAAAAATGA
- a CDS encoding YneF family protein, with protein MFGYVLTAVLALAAGVALGFFIARRYMMDYLKKNPPINEQMLRMMMMQMGMKPSQKKINQMMAQMNKQQDK; from the coding sequence ATGTTTGGGTATGTGCTTACGGCTGTCCTGGCGCTTGCTGCTGGTGTAGCCCTCGGATTTTTCATCGCACGCCGTTACATGATGGATTACTTAAAGAAAAATCCACCGATTAACGAACAAATGCTGCGTATGATGATGATGCAAATGGGTATGAAACCATCACAAAAGAAAATCAACCAAATGATGGCACAAATGAACAAGCAGCAGGATAAATAA
- a CDS encoding recombinase family protein, with product MKKAAIYCRVSTEKEAQETSLERQEEELLTLAHEKGFEAVSVIRDRASGYELNRPGMLDLLDLVKQEEIDAVLIQDETRIGRGNAKIALIHCLWKEGVSVLSIADDGELQLSESDSMVLQIVSMVEEYQRKIHNLKIKRGMKRAVQKGYRPEKNLKNRGNEMGRVRKEVPLSEIVRLRENGLTYEEIAATLRGFGYEISRATVHRRYMEHAESQAVD from the coding sequence ATGAAGAAAGCGGCTATTTACTGCCGGGTGAGCACAGAAAAAGAAGCACAGGAAACATCCCTGGAACGTCAGGAGGAAGAACTTCTGACGCTTGCGCATGAAAAGGGATTCGAAGCGGTTAGCGTGATCCGGGACCGGGCAAGCGGATACGAGCTGAACCGGCCGGGTATGCTTGATCTGCTTGACCTTGTAAAACAGGAAGAAATTGATGCGGTACTCATTCAGGATGAAACAAGAATTGGACGGGGCAATGCGAAAATCGCACTGATTCACTGTTTGTGGAAAGAAGGTGTCTCGGTTTTAAGCATCGCTGATGATGGCGAGCTGCAATTGTCCGAGTCGGATTCAATGGTTCTTCAAATTGTCAGTATGGTGGAAGAGTACCAGCGTAAAATCCATAATTTAAAAATTAAACGCGGCATGAAGCGGGCAGTTCAAAAAGGATACCGTCCCGAGAAAAATTTGAAAAACAGGGGCAACGAAATGGGACGTGTCCGGAAGGAAGTGCCGCTTTCTGAAATTGTCCGCCTTCGTGAAAACGGACTTACATATGAAGAAATTGCGGCAACACTCCGAGGATTCGGCTATGAAATTTCCCGTGCGACTGTCCATCGCCGTTATATGGAGCATGCAGAGAGCCAGGCTGTTGACTAA
- a CDS encoding GDSL-type esterase/lipase family protein has protein sequence MKKPYKVLATALLAGTTFASTITPVFAEDPSDLVDPATDSVKEPVSDELPPIDTGRGVTRFTDVPPKTELAYAVQFLDENGIAKGYTKGYQTVFGVNDPIKRVDFAVILGTYMAIDTNVPKAGFRDLPTRAVGIVSALKARGITSGKTATSFGAADNITRGEVVVMLYNAFKDYFDDSTTFKNPFTDATDRYAEPVRVLHGAGIIKGINSTKFGTNDKITRGQFAMLMYRIFEQERKLRNEEKSGFVAFGDSNTSGSYFESQYKTYINKKWTDQVATVYGNGMDYTFYNKGNSGDETEEGLLRFKEDVLDAKPEYVTIMFGINDALLKPNGEPQVSKEEFKQNLTYMLEQLSVRGIKVVLMTNTPVVDKTYYDLELKNGRTVAPLYANKGGLRSWINSYNDVIRKVAEDRYVPLVDVNNILVAKAGGATDTALIKSGLLDDVTGIHMTPKANDIVAEAVKQALSKQ, from the coding sequence ATGAAAAAGCCTTACAAAGTATTAGCAACTGCATTACTTGCAGGAACGACGTTTGCCTCAACGATTACACCGGTATTTGCGGAAGATCCTTCAGATTTAGTAGACCCAGCCACTGACTCAGTAAAAGAGCCAGTATCAGATGAATTGCCACCAATAGATACAGGGAGAGGGGTTACAAGATTTACAGATGTACCCCCTAAAACAGAACTGGCTTATGCTGTACAGTTTCTTGACGAGAACGGGATTGCAAAAGGCTACACAAAAGGCTACCAGACAGTGTTTGGAGTAAACGATCCAATTAAACGTGTGGATTTTGCTGTGATTCTTGGTACATATATGGCGATTGACACGAATGTTCCAAAGGCAGGATTCAGAGACCTTCCAACTCGTGCAGTGGGCATTGTATCAGCACTTAAAGCGAGGGGAATCACCAGTGGTAAGACTGCTACATCATTCGGAGCGGCAGATAACATCACTCGTGGTGAAGTGGTAGTCATGTTATACAATGCCTTCAAGGATTACTTCGATGATTCTACGACATTCAAGAATCCATTTACAGATGCTACGGATCGTTATGCAGAACCTGTTCGTGTATTGCATGGAGCTGGAATCATCAAAGGTATCAATAGCACTAAGTTTGGAACGAACGACAAAATTACTCGTGGTCAATTTGCCATGTTAATGTATCGAATTTTTGAGCAGGAGCGAAAGCTGAGAAATGAAGAGAAGTCTGGCTTCGTTGCATTTGGCGACAGCAATACATCTGGTTCATACTTTGAAAGCCAGTATAAAACATACATTAACAAGAAGTGGACAGATCAAGTAGCAACTGTCTATGGAAATGGAATGGATTACACTTTTTATAACAAAGGGAATAGCGGAGATGAAACAGAAGAAGGGCTTCTTCGCTTCAAAGAGGATGTTCTTGATGCAAAGCCAGAATACGTAACAATCATGTTTGGTATTAACGATGCTTTGCTGAAGCCTAATGGTGAGCCACAGGTGAGCAAAGAGGAGTTTAAACAGAACCTTACCTATATGCTTGAACAACTCAGCGTAAGAGGTATTAAAGTTGTCTTAATGACTAATACACCAGTCGTTGACAAGACTTACTATGACCTAGAGTTGAAAAATGGTAGAACTGTTGCGCCTTTATATGCAAACAAAGGTGGCTTACGCAGCTGGATTAACAGCTACAATGATGTTATTCGTAAAGTTGCCGAAGATCGCTATGTTCCGCTTGTAGATGTAAACAATATCTTAGTCGCTAAAGCAGGCGGTGCGACTGACACAGCCCTAATCAAGAGTGGATTACTGGATGATGTAACAGGTATTCACATGACACCAAAAGCAAATGACATTGTTGCTGAAGCTGTTAAACAAGCACTTTCAAAGCAATAA
- the lexA gene encoding transcriptional repressor LexA, translating to MTKLSKRQQDILDFIKDEVRQKGYPPSVREIGEAVGLASSSTVHGHLARLEAKNYIRRDPTKPRAIEILDTDSSVPKQHPVNVPVVGKVTAGLPITAIENVEEYFPLPERLAPPDEQVFMLEIVGESMREAGILDGDYVVVRQQQTAKNGDIVVAMTEDDEATVKRFYKEADHIRLQPENSSMEPILLPNVTVLGKVIGVYRQVH from the coding sequence TTGACTAAGTTATCAAAACGCCAGCAGGATATTCTTGATTTCATTAAAGATGAGGTTCGTCAAAAGGGCTATCCGCCATCTGTTCGTGAAATTGGAGAAGCTGTTGGACTCGCATCAAGTTCAACGGTTCACGGACACCTTGCCCGCCTTGAAGCAAAAAATTATATTCGGCGGGACCCGACAAAGCCTCGTGCAATCGAGATTTTAGATACAGACAGCTCAGTGCCTAAACAGCACCCTGTTAATGTACCAGTTGTCGGAAAAGTAACGGCTGGTCTTCCTATCACAGCGATCGAAAATGTAGAAGAGTACTTTCCTCTCCCGGAACGTCTTGCTCCACCGGATGAGCAGGTATTTATGCTGGAAATCGTGGGTGAAAGTATGCGTGAAGCTGGTATTTTAGACGGCGACTATGTAGTGGTCAGACAGCAGCAAACGGCGAAAAACGGTGATATTGTTGTGGCTATGACTGAAGACGACGAAGCAACCGTGAAGCGTTTTTACAAAGAAGCTGACCATATTCGCCTGCAGCCGGAAAACTCTTCAATGGAGCCTATTTTACTGCCGAATGTGACCGTTCTAGGAAAAGTCATTGGTGTATATCGCCAAGTTCATTAA
- the tkt gene encoding transketolase, with product MFDKTDQLAVTTIRTLSIDAIEKANSGHPGLPMGAAPMAYALWTKVMNHNPKNPEWFNRDRFVLSAGHGSMLLYSLLHLAGYGLSLDEIKNFRQWGSKTPGHPEYKHTPGVEATTGPLGQGIAMAVGMAMAERHLASVYNKEGHEVIGHHTYALCGDGDLMEGVASEAASLAAHLKLSRLVVLYDSNDISLDGDLNKSFSESVEGRFKAYGWNYIRVEDGNDLEAVTKALESAKQNENAPTMIEVKTVIGYGSPNKSGKSASHGAPLGEDEMKLTKEYYKWTFEEDFYVPDEVKERFEQEAVQRGAHAQAEWDKLFASYKESYPELAAQLEKAINGELPEGWEDALPVYEEGTSNATRNTSGEALNAIAQAVPTFIGGSADLAGSNKTTIKNTADFLPGSYEGRNIWFGVREFAMGAAMNGMALHGGLQVFGGTFFVFSDYLRPAIRLAALMGLPVTYVFTHDSIAVGEDGPTHEPVEHLSSFRSMPNLSVIRPADGNETAAAWKLALQSKSTPTALVLTRQNLSVLPGSKEQAHEGVQKGAYTVVKAEKTPDVLLLATGSEVGLAVEAQKVLQGEGIHANVISMPSFDRFEQQDAAYKESVIPKSVKKRLAIEVGSSFGWHKYTGDEGDILAIDQFGASGPGDLVMKEFGFTVENVVARVKALLEK from the coding sequence ATGTTTGATAAAACAGATCAGCTTGCGGTCACAACGATCCGTACGCTGTCAATCGACGCAATTGAAAAAGCAAATTCCGGCCACCCGGGTTTGCCAATGGGTGCAGCGCCAATGGCGTACGCGCTTTGGACAAAAGTAATGAATCACAATCCGAAAAATCCAGAATGGTTCAACCGGGATCGGTTCGTACTTTCAGCAGGTCACGGTTCCATGTTGTTATACAGCTTGCTTCATCTTGCGGGCTACGGTCTTTCGCTTGATGAAATCAAAAATTTCCGTCAATGGGGAAGTAAAACTCCAGGACACCCTGAATACAAACATACACCTGGTGTAGAAGCGACAACTGGGCCGCTTGGACAGGGTATTGCGATGGCAGTAGGTATGGCAATGGCTGAACGCCACCTGGCATCTGTGTACAACAAAGAGGGACATGAAGTGATTGGCCACCATACATATGCGCTATGTGGTGATGGTGACTTAATGGAAGGTGTAGCATCAGAAGCAGCATCACTTGCGGCGCACTTGAAGTTAAGCCGTCTTGTTGTTCTTTATGATTCGAATGATATTTCACTGGATGGAGACCTTAATAAGTCATTCTCTGAAAGTGTGGAAGGCCGCTTTAAAGCATACGGCTGGAACTACATTCGCGTTGAGGACGGCAATGATCTTGAAGCTGTTACAAAAGCGCTTGAATCAGCGAAACAAAACGAGAACGCGCCAACCATGATTGAAGTAAAAACAGTGATCGGCTATGGTTCTCCAAACAAATCCGGTAAATCAGCTTCTCACGGTGCACCGCTTGGTGAAGATGAAATGAAGCTGACGAAAGAATACTACAAGTGGACATTTGAAGAAGATTTCTATGTTCCTGATGAAGTAAAAGAGCGTTTTGAGCAGGAAGCTGTTCAGCGTGGTGCCCATGCGCAAGCTGAGTGGGACAAATTATTTGCTTCATATAAAGAAAGTTATCCCGAATTGGCAGCACAGCTTGAAAAAGCGATCAACGGCGAGCTGCCAGAAGGCTGGGAAGATGCTCTTCCTGTTTATGAAGAAGGAACATCAAACGCAACGCGTAACACATCTGGTGAAGCGTTAAATGCGATTGCTCAAGCTGTGCCGACATTTATCGGCGGTTCTGCCGACCTGGCTGGATCAAACAAAACAACGATCAAAAACACAGCCGACTTTTTGCCAGGCAGCTATGAAGGCCGCAACATCTGGTTTGGTGTCCGCGAATTTGCGATGGGTGCTGCGATGAACGGAATGGCCCTTCACGGCGGTCTGCAAGTGTTTGGCGGAACATTCTTCGTATTCTCTGACTACCTGCGTCCAGCAATTCGTCTTGCAGCGCTGATGGGTCTTCCTGTCACATACGTGTTTACACATGACAGTATCGCAGTCGGTGAAGACGGTCCTACACATGAGCCGGTCGAACATCTTTCTTCATTCCGCAGCATGCCAAACCTGTCTGTGATTCGTCCAGCAGACGGCAATGAAACAGCAGCAGCTTGGAAGCTGGCGCTTCAAAGCAAATCAACACCAACAGCTCTTGTGTTGACCCGTCAAAATCTTTCAGTTCTTCCGGGTTCAAAAGAGCAGGCGCATGAAGGTGTCCAAAAAGGTGCTTACACGGTCGTAAAAGCTGAAAAAACACCAGATGTTCTTCTTTTGGCAACTGGCTCAGAAGTCGGTCTTGCTGTAGAAGCACAAAAAGTCCTTCAAGGCGAAGGTATTCACGCGAATGTTATCAGCATGCCGTCGTTTGACCGTTTTGAACAGCAGGATGCTGCGTACAAAGAATCTGTTATTCCGAAATCAGTGAAAAAACGTCTTGCCATTGAAGTTGGTTCTTCATTTGGCTGGCACAAATACACAGGCGATGAAGGAGACATTTTGGCAATCGATCAATTTGGCGCTTCTGGACCTGGTGATCTTGTGATGAAAGAATTCGGCTTTACAGTGGAAAACGTTGTGGCCCGCGTAAAAGCTCTTTTAGAAAAATAA
- a CDS encoding SDR family oxidoreductase produces the protein MNKTALITGASGGLGLEFAKIFAEGEYNLVLVARSREKLEAFADAYPDTEMKLIVKDLGRPGAAKEVADEVHRSGIHTDVLINNAGFGLFGPFDELSLEKQTEMMQLNVITLTELTHCFLPGMRERNSGRILNVASTAAFQPGPLMAVYFATKAFVLSFSEALAEELSTTNITVTALCPGPTKTNFGTVASVEETKMFSQPMSAAQVAREGVEGLLKNKRVVITGSKNKAGAFAAKFLPRSTTAKVAKSITQG, from the coding sequence ATGAATAAAACAGCTTTGATCACAGGCGCCTCAGGCGGCCTGGGGCTGGAATTTGCCAAAATATTTGCGGAGGGTGAATATAATCTTGTTCTTGTAGCCCGCAGCCGGGAAAAGCTGGAGGCTTTCGCCGATGCATACCCAGATACAGAAATGAAATTGATCGTAAAAGATCTCGGCCGGCCGGGAGCCGCTAAGGAAGTAGCGGATGAAGTGCATCGATCCGGCATTCATACTGATGTACTCATTAATAACGCTGGATTTGGCCTGTTTGGTCCTTTTGACGAGCTCAGTTTAGAAAAGCAGACAGAAATGATGCAGCTGAACGTGATTACACTTACCGAACTTACCCACTGTTTTTTGCCGGGCATGCGCGAACGAAATTCCGGCCGCATACTAAACGTAGCCAGCACAGCGGCATTTCAGCCTGGACCGCTGATGGCTGTTTATTTTGCAACAAAAGCATTTGTTTTGTCTTTTTCAGAAGCACTCGCCGAGGAATTAAGCACCACCAACATTACGGTAACTGCGCTTTGTCCAGGCCCGACAAAAACAAACTTCGGGACAGTGGCAAGCGTGGAAGAAACGAAGATGTTCAGCCAGCCTATGTCCGCTGCACAGGTGGCCAGAGAAGGTGTGGAAGGTCTTTTGAAAAATAAACGAGTAGTCATTACAGGCAGCAAAAACAAAGCCGGCGCTTTTGCAGCCAAGTTTCTGCCGCGGAGTACCACTGCCAAAGTGGCCAAGTCTATTACACAAGGATAA
- a CDS encoding LysM peptidoglycan-binding domain-containing protein, with protein MGKAKNYSFMLLLAVMMASAALYFSFSGSGEPNYQAIKVAKGDSLWSLAEDYKNLHNMDQIEFIKWVQDKNDLITTKIVPGEELTIPVPADEKNSGLQLADGK; from the coding sequence GTGGGAAAAGCAAAAAACTATTCATTTATGTTATTATTAGCGGTGATGATGGCCTCAGCGGCGTTATACTTTAGCTTTTCAGGATCCGGTGAACCCAATTATCAAGCGATAAAAGTAGCAAAGGGAGACTCACTTTGGAGCTTAGCAGAAGATTATAAAAACCTACATAACATGGACCAAATCGAGTTTATAAAATGGGTTCAGGATAAAAACGATTTAATTACAACAAAAATAGTGCCAGGAGAAGAGTTAACGATTCCAGTCCCAGCGGATGAAAAGAACAGCGGGCTTCAACTGGCAGACGGGAAATGA